The genomic region CACAGCAATCTATTCGTGAACTCGAGCGGACTCAACGAACAGCCGAGGATGTACTTGATGCTGCGTCGTGGGCGGTGTTTCAGGAGGGTTATACAGGTGGGTTCGGTGCTGATGCCGACCACTTGAAAACAATAGAGGATATCGATCGATATGCACGAGCAGGGTTTACAATGTTCACATTCGACCCCAGTGCATACGTTGTTAATGAAGCAGCGAAACTTCCAATCGCTGATGTGCTCAAACGTTTACAAGATATTGATACAGGCAATCTCCAATTGGACGAAGTATTGTCAAGATATGTTAATCGATCCATTAAACTTAGCGACGATTTGGCTATCGAAACTGATAAAGATTTTATTACCCGAGTATTTTTAAAGTACGCAGGTGTTGTTGCACACACTGTACGATTGTATAAACACCTAAAACATACATATCCCTCTTTACCGACAGAAGTTGAAATGTCAGTCGATGAAACTGATTCCCCTACTACACCATTCGAACATTTCTTTATTGCCAGTGAACTTAAAAGAGAGGGAGTGCAGTTTGTCAGCCTTGCTCCAAGATTCATTGGAGATTTTGAGAAAGGCGTTGATTATCGTGGCGATATCAACCTCTTTGCCGCAGAGTATAAGCAGCACGCAAGTATAGCACAGATGGTGGGACCTTATAAAATCAGCATTCATTCGGGCAGCGATAAATTTGGTGTTTACAAAATAAGGACATTTGTCCACGAAAAAGGTTGCAGGTGGAGATTAAAATAATTAGTTTAATCTCCACTGTTGCAACAAAAGAAAGGTGGACAGATGTTAGCAGAATACGAGCGACTAAGTAAGAAGACAAAAGCAAACGAGTTTGTTAAAACACTGAGAAAAGAGTTTGAGTTATCACCACG from Bacteroidota bacterium harbors:
- a CDS encoding tagaturonate epimerase family protein; the protein is MTLTQLVTTLVESSNKSEQSEIFYGHNGHKIKIYQRSVRIHDDILFFIGRENNEKYLYSVANSETKSVINDFDCEPIQKNIFGYSLRATRCLMNHKNSKLLRELFPFTRPVLMGLADSFGFGDRLGIANPAHLRSLVGSHMRPVLAQQSIRELERTQRTAEDVLDAASWAVFQEGYTGGFGADADHLKTIEDIDRYARAGFTMFTFDPSAYVVNEAAKLPIADVLKRLQDIDTGNLQLDEVLSRYVNRSIKLSDDLAIETDKDFITRVFLKYAGVVAHTVRLYKHLKHTYPSLPTEVEMSVDETDSPTTPFEHFFIASELKREGVQFVSLAPRFIGDFEKGVDYRGDINLFAAEYKQHASIAQMVGPYKISIHSGSDKFGVYKIRTFVHEKGCRWRLK